In Pedobacter sp. SL55, the following proteins share a genomic window:
- a CDS encoding protein O-mannosyl-transferase family: protein MNYSKVNNIIGWACFFIATLTYVLTLEPTASFWDCGEFIASAYKMQVVHQPGAPLFLMIERFFSLLAMGDKSKIAYFMNFGSAVASGATILFLFWTITALAKKVIVKKAEEITTANLITIMGAGVVGALAYTYSDSFWFSAVEAEVYALSSLFTAIVFWGILKWEAVADEPKADRWLLFIAYIMGLSIGIHLLNLLTIPAIAFVYYFKKEPKPTTSGIFKTLGVGILILAVVQYGIIQYLVSFGAYFDLFFVNTLGLGFGTGVLFFALLLIGGLVWGIRYSIKHQKKILNLALLSTVLIIFGYGSFAMIIIRAQAKPNLNNSDPDNAFSFLSYLNREQYGDRPLLFGPNYNSIPKYKDDGSAPVYVETGKSYRKGDTKYEVSGTKTKRIYGENETFPDSIRRLQHEVLFPRMYSDDQRHVDYYKDMMGMSDEHFPSFFDNLGFFMRHQVGFMYMRYFLWNFAGRQNEEQGQGSLYEGQWISGLKPIDAMLYGDQSNLPPSIKESNSYNRFYFLPLILGVIGAVWHFGRHPKDAGIIGLLFFFTGLAIVLYLNQKPMEPRERDYAYVGSFYAFAIWIGLGIIAIKEWLLKKMDPKTGAIAATVIGLLMAPVLMAKEGWNDHDRSEKTLARDIAISYMESCAPNAILFTYGDNDTYPLWYAQEVEGIRPDIRLVNLSLFDTDWYINGMKRKVHESEPLPISMTEKQYVSGVRDVMYHKDMGIAEPVELKQIVDLLLSDDTDDKLPLQDGSTTNFIPTKKFKLTVNPQDVINTKTLPANRAGEIVPSLEWTFNKEYVTKGTLAMLDILAHNNWKRPVYFANAVPSDQFNGLDNYLYSEGLALRLLPLDPAKRGEEEQPVNLEPMYEHVMNKFKWGNIKNAKYLDIQSADDISIFNNIFNSLTTGLIKAGRLEDAKKVMKRYDEVIPTKIYGMRAAMGAATMAQNLYILGETDKANALIKKYADYVGKEVTYLGDVSKSKNRLVGQQQIQIGLFYGLMPMAKVAAQYKQPQLAKELENQLKSLFDKGGFAQYFGELPPDFMNM, encoded by the coding sequence ATGAACTATTCAAAAGTAAACAATATTATTGGCTGGGCTTGTTTTTTTATAGCCACCCTCACTTATGTTTTAACGCTAGAGCCAACGGCAAGTTTCTGGGATTGCGGCGAGTTTATCGCTTCGGCCTACAAAATGCAGGTAGTACACCAACCGGGTGCTCCCCTATTTTTAATGATAGAGCGTTTCTTCTCTTTATTGGCCATGGGCGATAAAAGTAAAATTGCCTATTTCATGAACTTTGGTTCGGCGGTAGCAAGTGGTGCCACCATTCTTTTCTTATTTTGGACCATTACAGCTCTCGCTAAAAAAGTAATCGTTAAAAAAGCAGAAGAAATTACCACCGCAAACCTAATTACCATTATGGGCGCAGGTGTGGTTGGTGCTTTAGCTTATACTTATTCAGATAGTTTTTGGTTTTCGGCGGTTGAAGCAGAGGTTTATGCACTTTCTTCGCTGTTTACAGCTATTGTATTTTGGGGTATCTTAAAATGGGAAGCCGTTGCCGATGAGCCTAAAGCAGATAGATGGTTGCTATTTATTGCTTATATCATGGGTTTATCTATCGGTATCCACTTGTTAAACCTATTAACTATACCAGCAATTGCGTTTGTTTACTACTTTAAAAAAGAGCCAAAACCAACTACATCAGGCATATTTAAAACACTTGGTGTTGGTATCTTAATTTTGGCGGTGGTACAATATGGCATTATTCAATATTTAGTATCGTTTGGTGCTTATTTTGATCTTTTCTTTGTAAACACTCTAGGGCTGGGCTTTGGAACCGGCGTGTTGTTTTTCGCTCTTTTATTAATTGGTGGCCTTGTTTGGGGCATCAGGTACTCCATCAAACACCAAAAGAAGATCTTAAACTTAGCACTATTATCTACCGTGTTAATCATATTTGGTTACGGTTCGTTTGCCATGATTATCATTAGAGCACAAGCAAAACCTAACTTAAACAATAGTGATCCGGACAACGCTTTCTCTTTTTTAAGCTATTTGAACCGTGAACAATACGGAGATAGACCACTGCTTTTTGGACCTAACTACAATTCTATTCCTAAATACAAGGATGACGGCTCTGCCCCTGTTTATGTAGAAACTGGGAAAAGTTACCGTAAAGGAGACACCAAATATGAGGTTTCTGGAACAAAAACAAAACGTATTTATGGCGAGAATGAAACCTTTCCTGATAGTATCCGCAGGTTACAGCATGAGGTTTTGTTTCCTCGTATGTACAGCGACGACCAAAGACACGTAGACTATTATAAAGACATGATGGGAATGAGTGACGAGCACTTCCCTAGTTTCTTTGATAACTTAGGCTTCTTTATGCGCCATCAGGTTGGTTTTATGTATATGCGCTATTTCTTATGGAATTTTGCCGGCCGCCAAAACGAAGAACAAGGCCAAGGCAGCTTATACGAAGGCCAATGGATTAGCGGTTTAAAACCCATTGATGCCATGCTTTACGGAGATCAGAGCAATTTACCTCCATCTATTAAAGAAAGTAATTCTTACAACCGCTTCTACTTCTTACCGTTAATTTTAGGTGTAATTGGTGCAGTTTGGCATTTTGGCCGCCATCCTAAAGATGCTGGCATTATTGGTTTACTGTTTTTCTTTACTGGTTTAGCCATTGTGCTTTACCTTAACCAAAAACCTATGGAACCACGAGAGAGAGATTATGCGTACGTTGGCTCTTTTTACGCCTTTGCCATTTGGATTGGCTTAGGTATTATTGCAATTAAAGAGTGGCTACTCAAGAAAATGGATCCAAAAACTGGAGCCATTGCCGCTACTGTAATTGGCTTACTTATGGCGCCAGTATTGATGGCCAAAGAAGGCTGGAACGACCACGACAGATCTGAGAAAACACTTGCCCGAGATATTGCCATTAGCTACATGGAATCTTGTGCACCAAATGCCATTTTGTTTACCTACGGCGATAACGACACTTACCCACTATGGTATGCACAAGAAGTGGAAGGCATTAGGCCCGATATTAGACTGGTAAACTTGAGTTTGTTTGATACCGACTGGTACATCAATGGTATGAAACGCAAAGTTCACGAATCGGAGCCATTACCAATTTCGATGACAGAGAAGCAATACGTATCTGGAGTAAGAGATGTAATGTACCATAAAGATATGGGCATTGCTGAGCCCGTGGAGCTGAAACAGATTGTAGATCTATTGTTATCAGACGATACTGACGACAAACTACCACTGCAAGATGGTTCTACCACCAACTTTATTCCAACTAAGAAATTTAAGCTAACTGTTAATCCGCAGGATGTAATTAATACCAAAACCTTACCTGCAAACCGTGCTGGAGAAATTGTGCCGAGTTTAGAATGGACTTTTAACAAAGAGTATGTTACCAAAGGAACTTTGGCAATGCTAGATATTTTGGCTCATAACAATTGGAAACGCCCAGTTTACTTTGCTAATGCTGTGCCTTCCGATCAGTTTAATGGTTTAGATAATTACCTGTACAGCGAAGGTTTGGCGTTAAGGTTGTTGCCTTTGGATCCGGCAAAACGAGGAGAAGAAGAGCAGCCTGTTAACCTAGAGCCAATGTATGAGCATGTGATGAACAAGTTTAAGTGGGGTAATATTAAAAATGCTAAATACTTAGATATTCAGTCTGCTGATGATATTTCTATCTTCAACAATATCTTTAATAGCTTAACTACCGGCCTAATTAAAGCTGGCAGATTAGAAGATGCTAAAAAGGTAATGAAAAGGTATGATGAGGTTATCCCTACTAAAATTTATGGTATGCGTGCTGCTATGGGGGCAGCAACAATGGCGCAAAACCTTTACATTTTAGGCGAAACCGATAAAGCTAACGCCTTAATTAAAAAATATGCAGATTATGTTGGTAAAGAAGTAACCTATTTAGGCGACGTATCTAAAAGTAAAAACAGGTTGGTTGGCCAACAGCAAATACAAATTGGTTTGTTTTACGGTTTAATGCCAATGGCGAAAGTGGCAGCACAGTACAAACAGCCTCAATTAGCAAAGGAGTTAGAAAACCAACTTAAATCTTTATTTGATAAAGGTGGCTTTGCCCAATATTTCGGCGAATTACCTCCAGATTTTATGAATATGTAA
- a CDS encoding response regulator, which produces MSKINLLIVDDKQENIIALEALLNRNDINIITTTSPNDALRICWEKDIAIALVDVQMPEMNGFELVEILKNNVRTQDILIIFVTAISTEAKYAIRGLSAGAVDYLYKPLDPYITSAKVDSFIQLVKTQIEIKTKNQQLEKIQADLIKAKEEAEQGKRAKESFMANMSHEIRTPINGIIGLVNLLQKEQLTESQKEIVSLLEISSNSLLGVINDILDLSKIEAGKYKISFAETDIKELVTQAANLLNIKAIEKHVFLKLVIDPNVPRFIMADSLRLNQIFMNLLSNAVKFTNEGEVIFKVEALEEKANTTLIRFSVIDTGIGIPEEHIKTIFHSFEQVENVHTRVYGGTGLGLSIVKKLAELKGGELDVQSQLGKGSTFSFSKWYKTVEKETEINISKAPETLPNLEGLRILIAEDNSINVFLIVKILNDWKVQSTVVTNGAAALEALAKESFDLILMDTYMPIMNGLEAIQKIREGHIPGKENIPIISFSAGVLDSDQETARRVGADNIIGKPFKIGALHEKITRLVKK; this is translated from the coding sequence ATGAGCAAAATCAATCTTTTAATTGTTGATGATAAGCAGGAAAACATTATTGCTTTAGAGGCACTGCTAAACCGCAACGACATCAACATTATTACCACAACTTCGCCTAACGATGCACTGCGTATTTGTTGGGAAAAAGACATTGCCATTGCTCTGGTAGATGTTCAAATGCCCGAAATGAATGGTTTCGAATTAGTAGAGATACTGAAGAACAACGTTCGCACCCAAGATATACTGATCATTTTTGTAACTGCAATTTCTACAGAAGCTAAATATGCTATTAGAGGTTTAAGTGCTGGTGCGGTAGATTATTTGTACAAACCTTTAGATCCTTATATTACTTCTGCCAAAGTAGATTCTTTTATACAATTGGTTAAAACCCAAATTGAAATTAAAACTAAAAACCAACAGCTAGAGAAAATACAAGCAGATTTAATTAAAGCTAAAGAAGAGGCCGAACAGGGAAAAAGAGCGAAAGAAAGCTTTATGGCTAACATGAGCCATGAAATCCGTACGCCTATCAATGGCATTATTGGTTTGGTAAACCTTCTTCAAAAAGAGCAACTAACAGAGAGCCAAAAAGAAATTGTAAGCTTACTAGAAATATCATCAAACTCTTTATTGGGTGTAATTAACGATATTTTAGACCTTTCTAAAATTGAAGCTGGCAAGTATAAAATTAGTTTTGCAGAAACCGATATTAAAGAACTGGTAACCCAAGCAGCCAACCTACTTAATATCAAAGCAATTGAAAAACACGTTTTCTTAAAGCTGGTTATAGACCCAAATGTACCTCGGTTTATTATGGCAGATTCGTTACGCTTAAACCAAATTTTTATGAATTTGCTAAGCAATGCCGTAAAATTCACGAACGAAGGCGAGGTTATATTTAAAGTAGAAGCGCTCGAAGAAAAAGCCAACACCACGTTAATTAGATTTTCTGTAATTGATACGGGTATTGGCATTCCAGAAGAACATATCAAAACTATTTTCCATTCTTTTGAGCAGGTAGAAAATGTACATACCAGAGTTTATGGCGGTACTGGCTTGGGCTTGTCTATTGTTAAAAAACTGGCAGAATTAAAAGGTGGCGAACTAGATGTACAAAGCCAACTGGGTAAAGGAAGCACGTTCTCTTTCTCTAAATGGTACAAAACCGTAGAAAAAGAAACAGAAATTAATATTTCTAAAGCACCAGAAACACTTCCTAACTTAGAAGGCTTACGCATTTTAATTGCCGAAGATAACTCTATCAACGTTTTCTTGATTGTAAAAATACTAAACGATTGGAAAGTGCAATCTACGGTGGTTACCAATGGTGCAGCAGCTTTAGAAGCTTTGGCAAAAGAAAGTTTCGATTTGATATTGATGGATACTTACATGCCTATTATGAATGGTTTGGAGGCAATCCAGAAGATTAGAGAAGGACACATACCTGGCAAAGAAAACATTCCAATTATCTCATTTTCTGCAGGTGTGTTAGATTCGGATCAAGAAACCGCCAGACGTGTAGGTGCCGATAATATTATTGGAAAGCCATTTAAAATAGGTGCGCTACACGAAAAAATTACAAGGTTAGTTAAAAAATAG
- a CDS encoding S10 family peptidase yields MKKTFTIISFALLISATVFAQRQQAQGTAPKAGSAPAPATPTKEETKINTNIASRNIVPESSVVTNHTVTINGKAVPYKATAGTLPVWDEEGKTLAGLFYTYYERTDVGNKESRPLVISFNGGPGSASVWMHIAYTGPVVLKIDDEGYPVQPYGYKDNSTSILDVADIVYIDPVNTGYSRTVSKDVPTNRFFGVRADIKYLAEWINTFVTRTNRWASPKYLIGESYGTTRVSGLALELQSSHWMYLNGVILVSPTELGIERGTAMDAALRLPYFAATAWYHKALANDLQSKKLTDMLPEVETFTINELVPAMAKGGFLPAEEKKKIAAKMARFSGLSEKVILQNNLDISTNLFWKELLRDKGFTVGRLDSRYKGIDKSDGGERPDYNAELTSWLHSFTPAINMYLRNELNYKTDLKYNMFGPVNPWDRTGDNTGENLRAAMAQNPYLHVLVQSGYYDGACDYFNAKYNMWQMDPSGKLKDRMSWEGYESGHMMYLRKVDLALGNDHIREFIKKSTPKPGQSAKF; encoded by the coding sequence ATGAAGAAAACCTTTACCATCATTAGTTTTGCATTGTTGATTTCTGCTACTGTTTTTGCACAAAGGCAACAGGCACAAGGCACTGCCCCAAAAGCTGGTTCAGCACCTGCTCCAGCAACACCAACTAAAGAAGAAACAAAAATAAACACCAACATCGCCTCTAGAAACATTGTTCCCGAAAGTTCGGTGGTAACCAATCATACGGTAACCATCAACGGAAAAGCAGTGCCTTACAAAGCAACTGCGGGTACTTTGCCAGTATGGGACGAGGAAGGTAAAACACTCGCTGGTTTATTCTATACTTATTACGAAAGAACCGATGTAGGCAACAAAGAAAGTCGCCCTTTGGTCATTTCCTTCAATGGCGGTCCAGGTTCAGCATCGGTATGGATGCACATTGCCTACACCGGTCCGGTAGTGTTAAAAATAGATGACGAAGGTTATCCTGTTCAGCCTTATGGCTACAAAGACAATAGCACTTCGATACTAGATGTGGCAGATATTGTTTATATCGATCCTGTAAATACTGGCTATTCTAGAACCGTAAGTAAAGATGTGCCAACCAATAGGTTTTTTGGCGTAAGAGCTGATATCAAATACTTGGCAGAGTGGATCAACACCTTTGTAACTCGTACTAATCGTTGGGCTTCGCCAAAATATCTGATAGGAGAGAGCTATGGTACTACCCGTGTTTCGGGCTTAGCGCTAGAACTGCAAAGCAGCCATTGGATGTATTTGAATGGCGTAATTTTAGTATCGCCAACAGAGCTCGGTATAGAACGCGGAACTGCAATGGATGCAGCTTTGCGTTTGCCTTATTTTGCGGCAACAGCGTGGTATCACAAAGCTTTGGCTAACGATTTGCAATCGAAAAAATTAACCGATATGCTGCCAGAGGTAGAGACATTTACCATTAACGAGCTAGTGCCTGCAATGGCAAAGGGAGGCTTTCTTCCCGCCGAAGAAAAAAAGAAGATAGCCGCTAAAATGGCTCGTTTCTCTGGCCTTTCAGAGAAAGTAATTCTACAAAACAACTTAGATATTTCTACCAATTTATTCTGGAAAGAATTGTTGAGGGACAAAGGTTTTACCGTTGGTCGCTTAGATTCTCGATACAAAGGAATTGACAAATCTGACGGCGGCGAACGCCCTGATTATAATGCCGAGCTTACCTCTTGGCTACATTCTTTCACGCCAGCTATCAATATGTATTTGCGCAACGAGTTAAACTACAAAACCGATTTGAAGTACAATATGTTCGGCCCGGTAAATCCTTGGGATAGAACAGGCGATAATACCGGCGAAAATTTAAGAGCAGCTATGGCGCAAAATCCGTATCTGCATGTATTGGTACAGTCTGGGTATTACGATGGTGCTTGCGATTATTTCAACGCTAAATATAACATGTGGCAAATGGATCCAAGCGGTAAGTTAAAAGATAGAATGAGCTGGGAAGGTTACGAAAGCGGCCACATGATGTACTTGCGCAAAGTAGATTTAGCTTTAGGAAACGATCATATTCGTGAGTTTATTAAGAAATCAACTCCAAAACCTGGCCAATCAGCTAAGTTTTAA
- a CDS encoding ectonucleotide pyrophosphatase/phosphodiesterase, with protein sequence MKKIILFIGLLLVFIQVVVAQDLSQQIVAGRFNDPSQIKKPYIIYISADGFRNDYAEKYQAKNLLALRAKGVQATAMKPSYPSVTFSNHYTLATGMYPSHHGIVNNSFYDPKRKEMYVKTDRSAVSDSTWYGGVPIWVLAEQQKMLTAAFYWLGSETAVLGVRPTYWYNFNTKIPMDTRIDAVKNWLQLPEEKRPHLINFYFPEVDVAGHHFGSNSKETAAAVKLVDNAVGEMVELTKEVGLDVNFVFVSDHGMTEADNKNTLDLPSLIDTSKFIVPNGDALIQIYAKDKRDIKPLYKKLKAEGKDYDVYLTRNMPKRWHYRAKDNKDGRIGDIILIPRLPKIFNLTGRPTNIGKHGFDNDMPDMQATFYAWGPDFKAGMTINSFENVHVYPLLAKILGLSYGHKIDGDVKVLAPILR encoded by the coding sequence ATGAAAAAAATAATTTTATTTATTGGTTTGCTGCTGGTTTTCATTCAAGTAGTAGTGGCGCAAGACCTTTCGCAACAAATAGTAGCTGGAAGGTTTAATGATCCGTCACAAATTAAAAAGCCATACATTATTTACATTTCTGCCGATGGTTTTAGAAACGATTATGCGGAGAAATATCAAGCTAAAAATCTATTGGCGTTAAGGGCAAAAGGTGTTCAGGCTACGGCAATGAAACCTTCTTATCCATCAGTTACTTTCTCTAATCATTATACTTTGGCTACGGGAATGTACCCTTCGCATCACGGTATCGTGAACAATTCGTTTTACGATCCTAAACGGAAGGAAATGTACGTAAAAACAGACCGCAGTGCCGTAAGCGATAGCACTTGGTATGGCGGCGTGCCGATTTGGGTGTTGGCCGAGCAACAAAAAATGCTTACCGCTGCTTTTTATTGGTTAGGGTCTGAGACTGCCGTTCTAGGCGTGAGGCCAACCTATTGGTATAATTTCAATACTAAAATCCCTATGGATACACGTATTGATGCCGTGAAAAATTGGTTGCAGTTGCCAGAAGAAAAGCGTCCGCACTTGATTAATTTCTATTTTCCAGAAGTAGATGTAGCTGGACATCATTTTGGTAGTAATTCAAAAGAAACCGCTGCTGCGGTAAAATTAGTAGATAATGCGGTGGGCGAAATGGTGGAGCTTACCAAAGAAGTGGGATTAGATGTCAACTTTGTTTTTGTATCAGATCACGGAATGACCGAAGCGGATAATAAAAACACCTTGGATTTGCCATCGCTTATTGATACCAGCAAGTTTATTGTGCCTAATGGCGATGCGCTGATCCAAATTTATGCGAAGGATAAGAGAGATATCAAACCGCTTTATAAAAAGCTTAAAGCCGAAGGAAAAGATTACGATGTTTACCTAACCCGTAACATGCCGAAACGTTGGCATTACCGGGCAAAGGACAATAAAGACGGTAGAATAGGAGATATCATTCTTATTCCACGCCTGCCCAAGATATTTAATCTTACGGGTAGGCCAACAAATATTGGTAAGCATGGCTTTGACAATGATATGCCAGATATGCAAGCAACTTTTTACGCTTGGGGTCCAGATTTTAAAGCGGGAATGACTATCAATTCATTCGAAAATGTTCATGTCTATCCGCTACTGGCTAAAATTTTGGGTTTATCTTATGGACATAAAATTGACGGAGATGTAAAGGTGTTAGCGCCGATATTGAGGTAG
- a CDS encoding ribose-phosphate pyrophosphokinase → MPLQFNPVKIFPGSGTRDLASKIAEEYGKPLGNVTLSKFSDGEFQPSFDESVRGCDVFLVQSTYQPSDNLMELLLMVDAARRASAHYITAVVPYYGLARQDRKDKPRVAIGAKLVANLLKAAGIHRIMTMDLHAAQIQGFFDIPVDHLDGAVIFVPYIKSLGLQNLTIASPDMGGSYRARTFAKYFNAEVIICDKRRKRANEIESMSIIGDVTGQDIVLIDDICDTAGTLAKAAQLIMDNGAKSVRAVCTHAVLSGKAYETVENSVLEELIVTDTIPLKQQSPKIKQLSTAKLFAKAIASVNEYGSISELFKV, encoded by the coding sequence ATGCCATTGCAATTTAATCCCGTTAAAATTTTTCCTGGGAGTGGAACTAGAGATTTAGCTAGTAAAATAGCCGAAGAATATGGAAAACCTCTTGGTAATGTTACTTTAAGTAAATTTAGCGATGGCGAATTCCAGCCTTCATTCGACGAGTCGGTAAGAGGATGTGATGTTTTCTTAGTACAGTCTACCTACCAACCTAGTGATAATTTAATGGAACTTTTGTTAATGGTTGATGCCGCTCGTAGAGCATCTGCACATTACATTACAGCAGTTGTTCCTTACTATGGTTTGGCTCGTCAAGACAGAAAAGATAAACCTAGGGTAGCAATTGGTGCTAAATTGGTAGCCAACTTGTTAAAGGCAGCGGGTATTCATCGTATCATGACTATGGACTTGCATGCGGCTCAAATTCAAGGCTTTTTTGATATTCCTGTAGATCACTTAGATGGAGCGGTAATTTTTGTGCCTTACATCAAAAGCTTAGGTTTACAGAACTTAACTATTGCTTCGCCAGATATGGGCGGTTCCTATAGAGCCAGAACTTTCGCTAAGTATTTTAATGCTGAAGTGATCATTTGCGATAAACGTCGTAAACGTGCCAACGAAATAGAATCGATGTCTATTATTGGTGATGTTACTGGGCAAGATATCGTTTTAATAGACGACATTTGCGATACTGCTGGAACTTTAGCTAAAGCTGCACAGTTAATTATGGATAACGGCGCAAAAAGTGTAAGAGCAGTTTGTACCCATGCTGTTTTGTCTGGTAAAGCTTACGAAACAGTAGAAAATTCGGTATTGGAAGAGTTAATTGTAACAGATACAATTCCATTGAAACAGCAAAGCCCTAAAATTAAACAATTAAGCACAGCCAAATTGTTTGCCAAAGCCATTGCTAGCGTAAACGAATATGGCTCAATTAGTGAGCTTTTTAAAGTGTAA
- a CDS encoding CheR family methyltransferase: MFRDPKFFKSLKENVIPYLNSYPHIKVWNAGCSTGEELYSFAILFEELGLYNRSFFYGTDINHKVLETAREGIYDLQKMKQYSENYHAIDGGKSLANYYTAKYDAASIARPLKKMYCSLCTT, translated from the coding sequence ATGTTCAGAGATCCAAAATTTTTTAAATCACTGAAAGAAAATGTGATACCTTACTTAAATTCTTATCCGCATATTAAAGTTTGGAACGCAGGTTGCTCTACGGGAGAAGAACTCTACTCTTTTGCCATCTTGTTTGAAGAACTAGGGCTATATAATCGCAGTTTCTTTTATGGAACGGATATTAACCACAAAGTATTAGAAACCGCTAGAGAGGGCATTTACGACCTACAAAAAATGAAACAGTACTCAGAGAACTACCACGCCATAGATGGAGGAAAGTCTTTAGCAAACTATTACACTGCAAAATACGATGCCGCTTCTATTGCCAGACCTTTAAAAAAAATGTACTGTTCTCTATGCACAACCTAG
- a CDS encoding CheR family methyltransferase: MRCRFYCQTFKKNVLFSMHNLVSDGPFNEFQVISCRNVLIYFNPELQRTVINLFYNSLANFGFLCLGGKEAIRDYQIAKKFKVVDKKNNIYQKVS; the protein is encoded by the coding sequence ATACGATGCCGCTTCTATTGCCAGACCTTTAAAAAAAATGTACTGTTCTCTATGCACAACCTAGTATCCGATGGGCCATTTAATGAGTTTCAGGTAATTTCTTGCCGAAATGTACTGATTTATTTTAATCCAGAGTTACAGCGTACAGTAATTAACCTTTTTTACAATAGCCTTGCTAACTTTGGCTTTTTATGTTTGGGTGGCAAAGAAGCAATTAGAGATTATCAGATTGCTAAAAAATTTAAAGTAGTAGATAAGAAGAACAACATTTACCAAAAAGTAAGCTAA
- the pth gene encoding aminoacyl-tRNA hydrolase has translation MKFLIVGLGNIGAEYVGTRHNIGFDIADELVGSLEGSFEHGRLAYHAEVSHKGKKLHVIKPTTYMNLSGKAVNYWMKELKIAPENVLVLVDDLALPLGKLRMKLQGSSAGHNGLKSIEEVCGGQNYARLRFGIGDDFPKGRQADFVLGQFDKNEKKELPVLVNRAVSMIKSFATIGAAQTMTLFNK, from the coding sequence ATGAAATTTCTGATTGTAGGTTTAGGAAACATTGGTGCCGAATACGTGGGCACTAGGCATAATATAGGTTTTGATATTGCCGATGAGTTAGTTGGCAGCTTAGAAGGAAGTTTTGAGCACGGTAGGTTAGCTTATCATGCAGAAGTATCTCACAAGGGTAAAAAATTACATGTGATTAAGCCTACAACTTACATGAATTTGAGTGGCAAGGCGGTTAACTATTGGATGAAAGAACTGAAAATAGCACCAGAAAATGTGTTGGTTTTGGTAGATGATTTGGCTTTGCCTTTAGGTAAGTTGAGAATGAAATTGCAAGGCAGTAGTGCTGGGCACAATGGTTTAAAAAGTATTGAAGAGGTATGTGGCGGACAAAACTATGCTCGTTTACGCTTTGGTATTGGCGATGATTTTCCAAAAGGTAGACAGGCAGATTTTGTGCTAGGCCAGTTTGATAAGAACGAGAAAAAAGAACTGCCCGTACTGGTAAATAGGGCAGTAAGCATGATTAAGAGCTTTGCCACCATTGGTGCTGCTCAAACTATGACGTTGTTTAATAAGTAA
- a CDS encoding 50S ribosomal protein L25/general stress protein Ctc, whose product MKTIAISGSLRENVGKRDAKELRYEGKVPAVLYGGKEQVHFAITRTDLNDAIYSPEASFVEITIDGKAVKAIVKDAQYHPLTDLLLHVDFLQLFDDKEINMEIPVKLTGTSPGVKMGGKLVQKLRKLRVKALPKNMPQVVEVSIAKLEVGNLFRVRDLAKGEYAVTNTPEDTIVSVGMSRALKQAENEAKGKK is encoded by the coding sequence ATGAAAACAATCGCTATTAGCGGTTCTCTTAGAGAGAACGTAGGGAAACGCGATGCCAAAGAGCTTCGTTACGAAGGTAAGGTTCCTGCGGTATTGTACGGTGGAAAAGAGCAAGTGCACTTTGCTATCACAAGAACTGATTTAAACGATGCTATCTATTCTCCGGAAGCTAGTTTTGTTGAAATTACTATTGATGGTAAGGCTGTTAAAGCTATCGTAAAAGATGCTCAATATCATCCATTAACTGATTTATTATTACACGTTGATTTTCTTCAATTGTTTGATGATAAAGAAATTAATATGGAAATTCCAGTTAAATTAACCGGTACTTCTCCAGGTGTTAAAATGGGTGGTAAATTAGTTCAAAAATTACGTAAACTACGTGTTAAAGCATTGCCTAAAAACATGCCTCAAGTAGTAGAAGTAAGCATTGCTAAATTAGAAGTAGGTAACTTATTCCGTGTTCGCGATTTAGCAAAAGGTGAGTATGCTGTTACTAACACGCCAGAAGATACTATCGTTTCAGTAGGTATGTCTAGAGCGTTAAAACAAGCTGAAAACGAAGCTAAAGGTAAAAAATAA